A window of Desulfuromonas soudanensis genomic DNA:
AAAATGGACCCTGGCCAGTCACCTGCTGATCTTTCATGGCCGGGCCCTGTGCCGGGCGCCTGTCCCGACGTGCAGTTCCTGTCCCCTGTCGGGTCTCTGTCCCCGGTGTGGAGTGGTGAAAGCGAAATAGGTTGCCGGGGGAACTCAGTCGAGGTTGGTCCGCCAGCCGAAACGTTGCTCGCGGCCGCTGAACAGGGGGGTAACCCTTTTTCGTACCGGGTCCCGGTCGACGGCCACCCAGCCGCCGGAGCGGCGGAAGTGGCTGATCTCGCCGCTGCGAATCAGGTTGTCCAGGAGACCGGCAGGAATCCGTGCAAAGGCACCGTTGTGATAGCGGACCAGGACCATCATGGGAAGACCCTCCTTCGGCAATTATTCCCAAGTAAAGCAGACCGCAGGGAGGGATGCAAGGGAGGCCGGCACGACAAAGAAAAAGGGGTCACGGCAAAAGCCGTAACCCCTTGTTTCTTTACTGGTGCCCAGAGACGGAATCGAACCGCCGACACGAGGATTTTCAGTCCTCTGCTCTACCGACTGAGCTATCTGGGCAAGAAGAGCCACGTTTATAGCGAAATCGGATCGAACTGTCAAGACAAAATCGAGGCGGACGAGGATTCCCCGTCAGGAAAAGAGTGGCTTTGGGAACCGGATTTTCGATAACTGGCCTTTGCTGTAAAAACGGGCTTGACCCCGGCGGCACATTTTTGTTAAAAAGGATCTCATTGTTTTTCGGGAGATTTCGATGCACACTCGTTTCGCTCTGTTTAGCAGCTTCACCTTTTGGTACGGCTTTTATTTTAGGCCGTCTGCCCAGGGTCGAGGTTTGCTGGCGTAACGCGGAACATCGCACAAAACCACCAGGAACCATGGGCAGACCGGTCAGGACTCCCATGGTTTTTTCGTCTGTGATCGCTGCAGGAAAAGGCTGTCGGGAAAACCTGGCGGCCTTTTTTGTTTTTCCACCAGGGACCAATCACAGCAAAAGGAGTGGGGTATGATCATCGTCATGAAGCACGGAGCCGGGAAAGAAGAGCTGGCAGAAGTCAAGAAGCGTATCCGCGAACTCGGCTACAAGACCCACGTCATCCACGGCGAGACGCGCAATGTCCTCGGCGCAATCGGCGACGAGCGGGGGAAATCGGTCCTGCAGTCGCTGGAATCCCTCCCTGGCGTCGAAAGTGTCGTGCCGATTCTCAAGCCTTACAAACTGGCCAGCCGCGAGGTGAAACTCGAACCGAGCATCATTGACCTCGGAAACGGGGTGAGCATCGGCGGCGAAAAGCTGGTGGTGATGGCCGGCCCCTGTGCGGTGGAGAGCGAGGATCAGATCCTCGAGACCGCCTATGCAGTGAAGGCCTCCGGGGCCACGGTCCTCCGGGGGGGCGCCTTCAAACCCCGCACCAGCCCCTATTCCTTTCAGGGGATGGAGGAAGAGGGTCTCAAACTCCTGGCTCTGGCGCGGGAGGCCACGGGTCTGCCGGTCATCACCGAAGTCGTCAATCCCCGGGATGTGGAACTGGTGGCGCGTTACGCCGACATTCTCCAGGTCGGAGCCCGCAACGTGCAGAATTTCGCCCTCCTGAAGATGCTCGGGCGCCTCGACAAGCCGATCCTGCTCAAGAGGGGGATGGCGACCACAATCCAGGAGTTTTTGATGAGCGCCGAATATATCCTGGCCGAGGGAAACCAGAGGGTCATTCTCTGTGAGCGAGGAATCCGTACCTTCGAAACAGCGACCCGGAACACCCTGGATCTGTCCGCCGTTCCGGTCCTCAAGGAGCAGACCCACCTTCCGGTGGTTATCGACCCTTCCCACGCCACAGGACACGCCCGGCTGGTGCCGTCGATGAGCTACGCCGCCGTCGCCGCCGGCTGCGACGGCCTCATCATCGAGGTGCATCCCTGTCCGGAGAAGGCCACCAGCGACGGTCCCCAGTCCTTGCGTCCGGAGGCCTTCGCCTCCATGATGGAGAAGGTCCGGGCCTTTGCCGCCGTCGCCGGAAAAACCATCTAACCCGGGGGACAAGGGTTGCCGCAGATCGCGGCAACCCTTCCTCCGGCCTTTTCGAGGAGACTGCATGTTTTTCATCCCTCTTTCGCAGGTCGAAAGTGTCGAACTGGTGATTCATGCCCTGCGCATGGCCGGCGGCCTGGCCGACTGCTCGACCTGTCCCGTTCGCCGCGTCTGCATGAAGCAATGCCTGACCATCGCCGAGTCCGTCGCCTCCATGGTCCAGGCCGGCAACCTGCCGCAGCTCGGAGAAAATCCGGAACCGACGCCGACCCCCGAGGGTGGCGGGAAGGGGGGGCTCAGGGTCGTCAAGTAGGCGGTGGCGCAGGCTTTCCCCTGCCGTCAACGGCGTTGACAGGGTCCGGCAAAAGGAATAAACTCCCCGTTTGTTTCATTCGACGGGTGACGGCCGGGCCGCCACCGTGACAGACTGGCAAGCCAAAAGGAGTTCCTATGAAGGTCCTGATTACCGATGAAATCTCCCAGGAAGGGCTGCAACCCCTTCTCGACGATTCGCGAATGGAGCTCGACATCAAACTCGGTCTCTCCGTCCAAGAACTCCACGGCATCATCGGCGGCTACGAGGCGATCATCACCCGCAGCGGCACCAACGTCGATGCGGCTCTTCTCGAGCACGCCAGGGGATTGAAAATCATCGCCCGGGCCGGAGTCGGCATCGACAACGTCGACGTCGAGGCGGCCAGCAATAAGGGGATCATCGTCGTCAACGCCCCCTTCGGCAACGTCAACTCCGCCGCCGAGCACACCCTCGCCCTCCTCCTCTCCCTGTGCCGCAAGGTCACCATCGCCAACGCCTCCCTCAAAAAGGGAGAGTGGAAACGTTCTCCCTTTACCGGCTGCGAACTCAAGGGGAAGACCATCGGCATCATCGGCATCGGCAAGGTGGGGGGCCGCGTGGCGCTGCGCGTCAAGGCCTTCGAAGCCGAAGTCATCGCCTGCGACCCCTATGTCTCGGAGAAGCGCGCCGAGGATCTCGGCGTCCGGCTGGTCTCCCTCGAGGACATCCTTCGCTATTCCGACATCATCTCCGTCCACACCCCCCTCACGGAGGAGACCCACGACATGATCCGCAGTGAGCATTTCGCCCGGATGAAGGACGGGGTGATCATCGTCAACTGCGCCCGGGGGGGGATCTACAACGAAGCGGCGACCCTCGAGGCCCTGGAGAGCGAAAAGGTCGCCGGGGCCGCCTTCGACGTCTGGAGCATCGAGCCGCCGAACACCGAGGTTCTCTCCCGTCTCATCGGTCATCCGCGCATGGTGGTGACGCCTCACCTCGGAGCCAATACCGTCGAGGCCCAGAGAAACGTCGCCGTCGATGTCAGCCGGGAAATCATCAACTACCTCGACGGCCGGCCGATGGAGAGCGCCGTCAACATTCCCCGCTTTGATCCCGACCTGATGGAGCACATGAAACCCTTCATGGCCCTGGTGAGCAAGATCGGCGAATTCATCTCCCAGCTCGCGCCCCCCAATCCGAGCAAGGTCATCTTCACCTACAACGGCAAGCTGGCCCGCTACGACTGCGCGCCGATTACCGTCTGCGGCCTCGCCGCCCTTCTCGGACGCCACACCGAGCAGGAGGTCAACATGGTCAACGCCCGTCTGGTCGCCAAAAACATGGGGATCGTCATTGAGGAGGTGAGGACCACGGAGTCCGAGTCGTTCTCCAACCTCATTACCGTCACCCTCGAAACCCCCGAAGGGAAAAGGTCGCTGGCCGGCACGCTCTTTGAGGGTATTCCCAAGATCGTCAAGATGCGCGACTTTCTAACCGATTTCACCCCCGAAGGGCACATGCTGGTCATCAACTACGAGGACAAGCCCGGCCTGATCGGCAAGATCGGGACCCTTCTCGGCGAAGCCGGGATCAACATCGGTTCCTT
This region includes:
- the serA gene encoding phosphoglycerate dehydrogenase, with product MKVLITDEISQEGLQPLLDDSRMELDIKLGLSVQELHGIIGGYEAIITRSGTNVDAALLEHARGLKIIARAGVGIDNVDVEAASNKGIIVVNAPFGNVNSAAEHTLALLLSLCRKVTIANASLKKGEWKRSPFTGCELKGKTIGIIGIGKVGGRVALRVKAFEAEVIACDPYVSEKRAEDLGVRLVSLEDILRYSDIISVHTPLTEETHDMIRSEHFARMKDGVIIVNCARGGIYNEAATLEALESEKVAGAAFDVWSIEPPNTEVLSRLIGHPRMVVTPHLGANTVEAQRNVAVDVSREIINYLDGRPMESAVNIPRFDPDLMEHMKPFMALVSKIGEFISQLAPPNPSKVIFTYNGKLARYDCAPITVCGLAALLGRHTEQEVNMVNARLVAKNMGIVIEEVRTTESESFSNLITVTLETPEGKRSLAGTLFEGIPKIVKMRDFLTDFTPEGHMLVINYEDKPGLIGKIGTLLGEAGINIGSLNLGRRAKAGEAMVVLSLDTPAAPETIEKLAASVEARFIRAVHMH
- the aroF gene encoding 3-deoxy-7-phosphoheptulonate synthase, with the translated sequence MIIVMKHGAGKEELAEVKKRIRELGYKTHVIHGETRNVLGAIGDERGKSVLQSLESLPGVESVVPILKPYKLASREVKLEPSIIDLGNGVSIGGEKLVVMAGPCAVESEDQILETAYAVKASGATVLRGGAFKPRTSPYSFQGMEEEGLKLLALAREATGLPVITEVVNPRDVELVARYADILQVGARNVQNFALLKMLGRLDKPILLKRGMATTIQEFLMSAEYILAEGNQRVILCERGIRTFETATRNTLDLSAVPVLKEQTHLPVVIDPSHATGHARLVPSMSYAAVAAGCDGLIIEVHPCPEKATSDGPQSLRPEAFASMMEKVRAFAAVAGKTI
- a CDS encoding GSU3473 family protein — translated: MMVLVRYHNGAFARIPAGLLDNLIRSGEISHFRRSGGWVAVDRDPVRKRVTPLFSGREQRFGWRTNLD